One genomic segment of Streptomyces sp. RKND-216 includes these proteins:
- a CDS encoding SpdD-like protein, translated as MFRPKYPTVPAPTGTTPHVVTPAAIRPGAAVEPTGCDCQHPAPVHAPATPVPAASARMTPGTAAALVAGGTAAVLVVGTVLVSMLLAVAITAASLAVCALVVRSLLNGQHQR; from the coding sequence ATGTTCCGACCGAAATACCCCACCGTCCCGGCCCCGACCGGCACCACGCCGCACGTGGTCACTCCGGCCGCAATCCGTCCCGGCGCCGCTGTCGAACCGACCGGCTGCGACTGCCAGCACCCGGCCCCGGTGCATGCGCCGGCCACTCCGGTCCCCGCGGCTTCGGCCCGGATGACGCCCGGAACCGCTGCCGCGCTGGTGGCCGGTGGAACCGCGGCCGTCCTCGTCGTCGGCACGGTCCTGGTCTCCATGCTCCTGGCAGTCGCCATCACCGCCGCATCCCTCGCGGTCTGCGCCCTCGTCGTCCGCTCCCTGCTCAACGGCCAGCACCAGCGCTGA
- a CDS encoding mobile element transfer protein encodes MAARDFFHSVERIGPVQIGTHRDRRTGQTRHAAVCTSERCGWSADYGTRSAAQLAARTHRCRIR; translated from the coding sequence GTGGCTGCCCGTGACTTCTTCCACTCCGTCGAGCGCATCGGCCCGGTGCAGATCGGCACCCACCGCGACCGCCGCACCGGTCAGACCCGCCACGCAGCCGTGTGCACCTCCGAGCGCTGCGGCTGGTCCGCCGACTACGGCACCCGCTCCGCCGCCCAGCTTGCCGCCCGCACCCACCGCTGCCGCATCCGCTGA
- the repSA gene encoding replication initiator protein RepSA → MTHTATPAATLDPTTLADALRVAGSPGFDRWQEQVRRTGGCANPIHLTGWTLTKDKTTGETLQRYSTEDEPGGRLRVACGNRRASRCPSCAHTYAGDTWHLIRAGLAGDDRRDIPATVRDHPRVFATLTAPSFGPVHNRPDSGRCRCGTRHPADSDTLGTPLDPESYDYAGAVLFNNHAGQLWQRFTTRLRREIARRAGITQRELSNTARVSFGKVAEFQRRGAIHFHTVIRLDGPDGPQDPPPSWATLGLLTDAIRAAIRHSYTSVTVPATDGHPAHTLRWGTQLDVRPVKAFGDGSELTEQAVASYIAKYSTKAAETTGTLDRRIGEMAELDHHQVPDHTRRLVRACKDLDPVYPDRRLWAWAHMLGFRGHFSTKSRRYSTTLGALRQARADYRAAEQTAALGIEDLEPDTVLVLADWQYAGHGHTPGESALAAGIAAEIRTRRETAREALQDLRAQEGD, encoded by the coding sequence ATGACCCACACCGCCACACCGGCGGCCACGCTGGACCCGACCACCCTCGCCGACGCGCTCAGGGTGGCCGGGTCCCCCGGCTTCGACCGCTGGCAAGAACAAGTGCGCCGCACCGGCGGCTGCGCCAACCCCATCCACCTCACCGGCTGGACCCTCACCAAAGACAAGACCACGGGCGAGACGCTGCAGCGCTACTCCACCGAGGATGAGCCCGGCGGACGGCTCCGCGTCGCCTGCGGCAACCGCCGCGCCTCACGCTGCCCCTCCTGCGCCCACACCTACGCCGGGGATACCTGGCACCTCATCAGGGCTGGACTCGCCGGGGACGACCGCCGCGACATCCCCGCCACGGTGCGGGATCACCCGCGCGTCTTCGCCACCCTCACCGCGCCGTCGTTCGGCCCCGTGCACAACCGGCCCGACTCCGGCCGCTGCCGCTGCGGCACCCGCCACCCCGCCGACTCCGACACCCTGGGCACGCCACTCGACCCGGAGTCGTACGACTACGCCGGGGCCGTGCTGTTCAACAACCACGCCGGACAGCTCTGGCAGCGCTTCACCACCCGCCTCCGCCGCGAGATCGCCCGCCGCGCCGGGATCACCCAACGGGAGCTGTCCAACACGGCACGGGTGTCCTTCGGCAAGGTCGCAGAATTCCAGCGCCGAGGCGCGATCCACTTCCACACCGTGATCCGCCTCGACGGCCCCGACGGGCCACAAGACCCGCCGCCCTCCTGGGCCACGCTCGGGCTACTGACCGACGCCATCCGGGCTGCGATCCGGCACTCGTACACATCGGTCACCGTGCCCGCGACCGATGGGCATCCTGCCCACACCCTGCGCTGGGGCACACAGCTCGACGTGCGGCCGGTCAAGGCCTTCGGGGACGGATCAGAACTCACCGAGCAAGCCGTCGCCTCCTACATCGCCAAGTACTCCACCAAAGCCGCCGAGACCACCGGCACCCTCGACCGCCGCATCGGCGAAATGGCCGAACTCGACCACCACCAGGTGCCCGACCACACCCGCCGCCTTGTCCGGGCCTGCAAGGACCTCGACCCGGTGTATCCGGACCGGCGGCTGTGGGCCTGGGCACACATGCTCGGCTTCCGGGGCCACTTCTCCACGAAGTCGCGCCGGTACTCCACCACCCTCGGCGCCCTCCGGCAGGCCCGAGCCGACTACCGCGCCGCCGAGCAGACCGCCGCACTCGGCATCGAGGACCTGGAGCCGGACACCGTCCTCGTCCTTGCCGACTGGCAGTACGCCGGTCACGGCCACACCCCTGGCGAATCCGCACTCGCCGCCGGCATCGCTGCCGAGATCCGAACTCGACGCGAGACAGCCCGCGAAGCCCTGCAAGACCTACGTGCTCAGGAAGGAGACTAG